Within the Helicoverpa armigera isolate CAAS_96S chromosome 24, ASM3070526v1, whole genome shotgun sequence genome, the region GTTTATGTTGCTACGCCACACCTACGTATAAAAGGATGCATCTAGGATCTAAAATGAATGTTAGAAAGTACATGTTTAATTTAggaaatacatttattatttgtaaattacaattattgaaattgtattttttttgtgatataaaatacagttaccggcacggatattgagctctcggcggaagagtggggatcgctttgcgcacccttacgtataaggcaataaggcagtaaatcgcttctgcgcaggtgaaggtcagggctcaatatccgtgccgataactgtacaaAACTAAATTTCGGACCGCGTGGTTCAAAATCTAAGACTGCAGGTCAGCAAAAGATTTCCATGCCTACGGGTGGGAGTTCGTGAAGatcatttactttattttacatacctacatcattAACCAGCTAGAGGATACGAAAAACGAcagaaaactttataaaaatctacCCTCAAGTTTCGtgtcagtaaaaaatataatgtgaaaCAAGATGCCACCATTAACGAATCTCCTTTGCCACCAGCTCGCCGTAGTCAATGGCAATGGTGTCCGAAGCGAAGGCGAACGGGGGCGAGATGGAGGCGACCAACGAGCTTCCGCCAGCGTTGGCAGAGAAGCCAGCAGGCTTGCCTCCGGGCAAGTACGCGCTGGTCGGCTGGGACATGGATACCACTGGCCGCAGGCTTATTGATGAGGTAAGTTCGATAATCGTCTTCACGAAATTTTTCTATGATGTCGTTGTATAAAGATAGTATACAAATTCGGCACGTTTCTAGGCTGATGACCATAGGGATTTCCCCCTCTTAGAAATAAGATGtacgtgtctgtctgtctaaAACCTAGCAAGAACAGAAGCTTTCAACTATGGtataaggttattttttattcttcctAATAGGAACGAATTTATTCAGAAAGGGCAATAATAGTTATATTGCTTGAAGGTAGACTTGACACATACATGTCTATAGTTttgtaactgaaaatattttgcatagtCCGTACAACTTCTCTACATACTGTTTGTATATCTCAATAGTCTCAATATAGATATACATTGACGAATGTATGTAGCTTTGTCTGCGTCGCTGAAATTCGGCGGGACGTCGCAACCTGTTGCATGACTTGTCGCGTCTCCGTGGGGGAGTCCTAATTATGTCTGACAGTGAATGGGATTCAATTAAAGCTCTCTATCGCGATTCCATTAGTATCGCTTTGTGGCGTTCTGATTTTTGACttctgaatacaattttattaccaGTTATGAAACTTGGTTATTTTTAGCCAAGTTAAAAAACAATaggaactattttttttacgcCTTTTGTAACACGTGTCTCGGCACTGATGTTaactttattcatattttgagaATTTTCCCCTGCTAATTCACGATGATTTTCCTATTTTCGAATTcttttttattaggtaaacaTCAAATCACTCCCCATTAGCTTATTGCTGTAGTTGGAAAATACTagcagtcttttgttttataaaacccTTCACACTTTGGAAACTAAGTCCACTTATTTTTCAATCAATCCTTCAAGCCCATATATTCCAACATGTACAAATATTGAATTGTTCCAGATCTGCCAGATAGCTGCCTACACGCCGAAGCAGTCGTACTCTCAGTATATAATGCCTTACGGCGACCTGAACCCGGGTGCGAGACGCCGACACAACGTCCGCGTTGTCACTGTGGGACGTTACCGCATGCTCAAAGATACTAATACTCATAAGGTGAGGTTTTTGCCAATTGGTTACAAAAAAAGAACTGCACAAATAGACCAAGGTTCGTCAATAGTTGTATGGTCATTTTGAAATCAAAGAAACTGAAGTGACTTTTGCATGTCAATTAATTGTACAGCACCTCTAAAAGGTTTAACTGTGTCTTAGAGTTGGAAAGAAAAAACGGTGATGATCATACTTTGCAGCAACAGGTGTTCAAAAACATAATATGCTAGCTACTGCGTTTGGAAAAGTCGGGCGATATCGGTTGACTTTATTTAGGTAGCTGTACTGTTGTTGATATAAAACCCAGTTGGAAACTGTTAATTATCTACTAAACAAGTTGATACaaagtcaaaaatattcaaatgtaagATTCTGACCCATCCCATTGTTCCACAGATATTGAAAACTAAGTCTGAGATATCCGCCCTGTCCGACTTCCTGGACTGGTTGGAGAAGGAGAAGGGAGACGGCAGCGTGATCCTCATCTACCACGAGCCACGACGCCTTAGCCCCACCATGCTGCTTGAAGCTCTCACCAGGTATCGCATCTGTTGATTAAGTTATTAGTGATAGAATTTTGTCATTAGCCtcatataacatactagcttctgccagcggattcacccgcatcctgtgggaacctctgcacgaacccgaataaaaagtatatagccttccttgataatggctatctaacactgcaagaatttttcaaatcggaccagtagttcctgagattagcgcgttcaagcaaacaaactctagctttataatattagtatagattgggTTATAGCTGGTAATGAAAACCTATTCTTCCACAGAAAAATGggttgtttaattaaaaagtaacacaATTCAACACCTTAATAATGTTAGTATTTTGAACATTAAAGTTAATCTAAACCTTTTTCCACAGATACAAGCTTCTGGACCGTTTCAAATCCATAGTCGCCGGTTTCGCGGACAGCTACGCTCTAGCGGCCGACAAATGCAAGGCCACAGTGAAGTCGGTGTCCCTCCGAGTGTTGGCGCGAGTGCTGTTGGACGCCGACTCTCTGTCTGTGGACAGCGCCCTCGAACGTGCTACTGCAGCTTATAGGATTGTCGAGCATTTGGCACAAGGTATGTTTGGTATTTAGCCTTTTTGTCGTACCACTGCAGGGCAATGGCATTTTCTCATATAGAGTAAAATGTAATATAGGTTtctaaatgaatttatttaccgTAAAAACTGTTTTGGCTTATGATGCCAAGTTTTTCCTTGGTTTCAATTATTACGATTCGAAGCTAAACCGTATGTAATCGTTACAATTATAAAACTCTagaattgtttaaatttttataaaaacttgttTCGAATCATATCTATTTTTTAGGCAAAATTGctaaaagttgtttgttttcctTGTATGTTAAAAATAGATGTACTCTATGAGGAATCCAATTTGCTTTAATAACGCCATTATTCGATTtacaattatgtaaattaatctGAAAGAAATCGATTTCTATCTCTATACAAAAATGAATCCCTATATCCCTTGGATACGGCATCACGCGTGAGCGACTGGACCGATtgagctgaaaattagagaggaGGGTAGCTTAGACTctggagaaggacataggatggTACACATGAGTATCGCAATAACCTGTGTTTTTTGCCCTCAGGTGAGCAGCAAGAAGTGGGCGCGGGCGGCGAGGGCGCGGCGGCGAGCCGCGACATGGTGGAGACTGCTCGAGTGTGGGCGCGGCCCGTGCACACCGAGCTCGACGCGCTCGCCACGCTCAAGAAACTGCTCGAGAGGTAAGCTACATTCACCGGAAGACAAAGAACGAGTGGAAGAGCACTTATACCTGtacagtatatttatttttaaaaacattatttttattcttaaaaattatattctacATTTCAAAACTCAGAAATAgctccctgtaaaacactggtacacagctgcattcGGGTAggctggaagctgaccccaacataattggggaaAAGCTCGGAAGATGATTTCTAAACTCGGAAACCATTTATCATTGGCTGTACGTTTGAATTCATCTTATTGTGTTTGGGCGGTAAATGAAACCGACCTCATATGATTTAACGCTTGTATTTCGACAATAATtactaaaacaacaatatttcgTAAAATAACGATGCGTTTCGTTCGAGAGAAAAAATGGCAGTTCAGTTCACCGGAACCCCCCCGCACACGTCGCCTCACGTAGCCGTTCCGTTTCACTCGGGTTGCGTTCCGGCGTAGACATATTGTAAATGCCTATTTATCGTTTATCAAAATCAGTCTATGCAATTTGGACAAAGTTGTTTTTCGTCACTGTGCTGCGATTCGGCGCAGAAAGTTGCATTGGACGCATCAGCTAAGTGGCACTTCCAATGGCAGTAATGTTGCATTAATGCATATGTATCTTATTGTTaattctgtttaaaaaaaagtcatattTTATTGTGCAGACAAGATGTAactttacctacctaccaaCTTTGATCGTAGGTACCAGAAAGTATTGGTTAGATAGAGTCTACATAACAGGTTATATACTGTAACATAACAAACAACTATCCGCCCTCAGACAGAACACGTTCCGGCCGGTGTTCGCGCCGCTGCTGCGGTCGGCGCGGCCGGAGCGCAAGCGCGTGACGCAGCTGCGGCGCCTGCTGGCCGACGCCGGCCTGCTCTACGACCAGCTCAAGGACGCCTGGCAGGAACAGAAGCTCGTCGGTGAGGATCACACCTATTTATATTACCACTTTTACTTGAGATCGTGCCCTATAAGGTTGTATCCCCAGTAGACAAACTTTTAGCAGCTGACTGAGTGAGAGCTGCAAACTCTGATCACTTTTCTTGTTGGTTTTGTTCTTTTTGCTATGAGACGAAAGGTTTGGTGCACGTAATGCTACAAACTGCTCAACGTGAGCCAAAATAGGAAAGCTGTGGACACTAtcctaattaatattataaatgtgaaagtaactctgtctgtctatcttttcttcacgcctaaactactgaaccgatttgtgtgaaatttggtacggacatagtttggaacttgagaaaggacataggatagtttttgttacaaaaataaaaaataaaatttattccggacatatatcagtcaagcgccatctattagtcAAGCCAAAAATCTGCCAGAAGTCACttttccacgcgaacgaagtcgcgggcaaaagctagtttgaaatacatGGAGGGGCGTACTAAATCAATACAGTGTGTcagtgttagcacccataacacaagcttaAAAATAGCTTACCACGGGGAGGACCACATGTCCcgatacatttatatatttattatacatttatatattatatatttatacatttatattttttttgttatccatctttattttttaaatgaccaTTCTGTGAACAGGCTTGGAGAAGCAGATGTCGTCGCTGACCGTGTCGGCTAAGGAGGAAGACATAAAAGAACTGATTGAGATATTTGACTGCCATTTCGACCCCGCCAAGGAGCCGAAGGGACCAAAACCAAGAATTCCCAGGAATAAAAATAGAGTGAGTACTAACCATGTTTGACTAATTTGTATCAGCACTTGTTAAAGAAATGATACATATTGCTATTTACAAAAGACCTTtagttaagaggacgaattggaatttttggctccaaggatctcaatttttctcagtaaatacaaaacggatcaaaatacaacttggttacctgaaagttcatgatataaaccttattttgttagacgtagaaacatgattaggtaacttttataacagagaaaaatatatcaaacatacctctttttaaaaagagattcacatattatgggcaaacgggaccgatttaagcctcttaacttttttagtagttgagtatttgagtatatacatactctttgaaattgtagaaggattttttatcaaattattatcatttctaaataataaaattacaaaaccattttgtcgcttacgacttttagttataagctagcgcgcgtattgttatcttcgccccgctcagacgctccgaccccttttggcgcctgtTGACCAATTCGTCGCCTTAATTACCTACTGATATTGAGTATGGATGTATTTGGGATAAAATAGAgattaatgattttgaaaatgtcatCTACAGTAACATTTCTAGAGAACAATGAAAAAgtcttaatttaattagtattttttttttttaatattatattttgacccTATCTGTATGAATAATTTTGACCCTGTCTGATGTGTTTGCTTTCGTTGCAGGCCGCATCGTCCGCGGGCGAGACGGGTGAGGCGGAGGGCAGCACCAGCGAGTCGCAGAACAGCTCGCCACATAACTCACCCAATAAGACTAGCAATGGTCAGTATTGCACATAACACCAGCTTTCACCCCCGTTccgagagaactacttcccgcactcgGTTAATAATGTTATTCTGCTAGAagctataattttgtttttaatgtatgCTGTGGATCTAACAGATCGTTTAGCAGTCTTTGCTAATcagtcttttaaaaaaaaaaactgagaatAGACTAAAAGATACGTTATAAAATAGCGCTGCTCtctccaaaaatatataagCTACCCTCTATCTTTTAAATTGACAACATTAAAATGTACTAAACTATGTACATTGAATTAAAAGATTATTGCCATATAACATATTTCTTGCTTACTATCTAGGTAGATAAATTACGGTACGTTAAAATacgataaattatataataa harbors:
- the LOC110383198 gene encoding maternal protein exuperantia, yielding MAMVSEAKANGGEMEATNELPPALAEKPAGLPPGKYALVGWDMDTTGRRLIDEICQIAAYTPKQSYSQYIMPYGDLNPGARRRHNVRVVTVGRYRMLKDTNTHKILKTKSEISALSDFLDWLEKEKGDGSVILIYHEPRRLSPTMLLEALTRYKLLDRFKSIVAGFADSYALAADKCKATVKSVSLRVLARVLLDADSLSVDSALERATAAYRIVEHLAQGEQQEVGAGGEGAAASRDMVETARVWARPVHTELDALATLKKLLERQNTFRPVFAPLLRSARPERKRVTQLRRLLADAGLLYDQLKDAWQEQKLVGLEKQMSSLTVSAKEEDIKELIEIFDCHFDPAKEPKGPKPRIPRNKNRAASSAGETGEAEGSTSESQNSSPHNSPNKTSNDVAAGDSSQVASSSEPVAAN